The following proteins come from a genomic window of Eulemur rufifrons isolate Redbay chromosome 24, OSU_ERuf_1, whole genome shotgun sequence:
- the PRRG2 gene encoding transmembrane gamma-carboxyglutamic acid protein 2: protein MRGQPSLLLLYMGLTTCLDTSPTGEQDQEVFLGSPEAQSFLGSRTRIPRANHWDLELLTPGNLERECREERCSWEEAREYFEDNTLTERFWENYIYNGKGGRGRVDVAGLAVGLTSGILLIVLAGLGAFWYLHWRRRRGQQPSPQEAGLISPLNPLSPPGPPTPLPPPPPPGLPTYEQALAASGVHDAPPPPYTSLRRPH from the exons ATGAGGGGCCAGCCCTCTCTGCTGCTGCTGTACATGGGATTGACCACCTGTCTGGATACTTCACCCACTGGGGAGCAAGACCAAG AAGTCTTCTTGGGCTCCCCAGAGGCCCAGAGCTTCCTGGGTAGCCGTACCCGGATTCCAAGAGCCAATCACTGGGACCTGGAGCTGCTCACACCAGGGAACCTGGAACGGGAGTGTCGCGAGGAGAGGTGTTCCTGGGAAGAGGCGAGGGAGTACTTTGAGGACAACACTCTGACA GAGCGCTTCTGGGAGAATTACATCTACAATGGCAAAGGAG gGCGTGGACGAGTGGACGTAGCAGGCCTGGCAGTGGGGTTGACATCTGGCATCCTGCTCATTGTCCTGGCTGGACTGGGAGCATTTTGGTATCTGCATTGGCGACGGCGCCGAGGCCAGCAGCCCTCTCCCCAAGA GGCCGGGCTCATCAGCCCACTGAATCCTCTGAGCCCTCCGGGTCCACCAAcgcccctgcctccacccccgcccccaggcctccccacctATGAGCAGGCGCTGGCAGCCTCTGGGGTGCACGATGCACCTCCGCCTCCCTACACCAG CCTCAGGAGGCCTCACTGA